DNA sequence from the Sceloporus undulatus isolate JIND9_A2432 ecotype Alabama chromosome 4, SceUnd_v1.1, whole genome shotgun sequence genome:
TCAAGTTAGCCTTGTCTGGAAAGACTGACACTGGCCCCTGGCTTTCTGAGCTTCTAGTCTACCTAGGTATTCAGTGTCAGAGCTGGATCCAAGAGTTATACCTGACACATCAAAGAGAACACAATTCAATTCACAGCAAGTTTTTTACTCAGTTCCCAGGCCTGGGAACCAGCAGTCCTCAATTCCTCTTATGGGGATGCAGCTTCAGTTGATTGGCCCTTATTTAGCCTATTATAGCATCCAGGCACTAGTCCAGCACCAACTGATTCCAGTGAAAAAGGGGAGGTGAGTGTCCTCAGCATATTCTTGGCATGCAACCTCAAAACTCCTTGCCCAATAACTTTATACAGGTACTAAACAACATTGGAGATAAGATGGATCTTTGTGGCAGCCATGGGAGATGAAGTGGAGCCCTCCACTATAATAAAGAGTGTTTACATTATGTAGCACTGTAATCCAGTGTTATACATGTGTAAAACCTTTCCTTCGGTCAATATACATGAGGACACTTGAATTAGGAATGAGTGGCTACTGTAGTATTTTCAGGAAGTCAGAGAAGCAGATAATAACATCATTTAAAGGCAAGCATAatcttttaaacagaaaaaaaattaatacatcaGGTTCTGTAATAAacccgtggggggggggggtctggatcTGTTTATATTTATGAGGGGCTAGTGGAGCAGCTTCCTCCCTTTGGACAATACAGTGCTCCAATTTCCTACATTTATTCCTCTCATCTACATACTTGTCAGCTGTTCAGTGGAAGAGAGCAAAAAATAATCCCTTGGCTTGTGATAGGCGCTTGTGACTCTGACTGTGTCCTAACTAATGGGCTGCTCTCTAGCACACTTACAGCTCTGCACTCTGCTGCATAAGACAGAGTCAGGATATGGGGGATGGGAAGGATGTGGCTGTAGCTTGTCTAGGATGATATAGACAGACAGTGGGATTTTCAAGGGAAATAAAGTTTTCAGAAGGAAAGTTTTTGGAGCAGGGAAGGATCTGGTATGTCTGGATGTCAGAAAACAGAAACATAGGAGtgagaccaacctggctgctttgtttgtttgtttgtttgtttaggagCAGGAGCCAGGGAATGCAGAAATGGAGGATTAACAGAGACTCAAGGAAAGGTATGAGCACTGCTCTGTGTATATGTCGAGCAGATAGAACATCCTGTCCTCAACCTGAATCTCTTCacatttttggattgcaactacCATTATCCCCATCCTTCATGGCCATTGGCTATCCTGGATAGGGATGGTAGAAATCATAGCCTCACACATCTGTAAGGCATTGAGTTGGTAAAGGATTGGATAGGATATTGCTGATGGAGGCCATGAGAACAGAGATGCATTGCTTGTTTAGTTCTCTAACTACTTAGAATCTCAGTTTCCAGTTGCTTTTCTTCATATGAATGActttgttctgtttgtttgtttgtttgttttttgctttgtcaCAGTTTAAGAAGACTACCTAACAGATGCCGTCTTGTCCCTGAGATGGAAGTGCCGAGCATCAAGGATTTTCAGTGGAAAACTCTTGCACCTCTGCCCAGCCCAAGAGTCTATTGCTCCCTGGTTGAGGCTGGGGGTCAAGTTTTTGCCATCGGTGGCTGTGATGACAATGGCATCCCCATGGACTGTTTTGAAGTGTACTCCCCTGAAGCGAACCAATGGAATTCTCTTCCCCCAATGCCTACAGCCAGGGCTGGGGTTGCTGTAGCTACGCTGGGCAAGAGAATCATGGTGATCGGAGGTGTTGGAGCTAACCAGATGCCATTGAAGATTGTGGAAATGTACAACATAGATGAGGGCAAGTGGAAGAAACGAAACTCCTTGAGGGAAGCTTCGATGGGGATCTCTGTGACAGTAAAAGGCAAGAGAGATCCTTTTACTAAAAGGGCTGATGACAACATAATATTGGGTTTTAGGGAAGTATCCACCACCCCTGTGTATTCCTTCCAAGCAATTAGATTGGTGGGGTCAAGTATATTGCTTCTTCAGAGACAGATCTAGCCAGTGAGGAGCTATCAGTGAATTTCCCCTTCACTGTGAATATGGCTTGGCTTTGACTCTTGTGCCTGAGGTGCTGGAATGACCATCTCTGAATTTTTGGGGTGAGGTCAGGTGATTTTTAACAGTCTAGTCTAGGACTGGCTGCGAAATTTGTCTTGTAATTGGTGTGCACCATCTGTTTCACTGATCTCCTCTCtgcttgttaaaaagaaaaaagagcaacaACAGACAGGCACATTCTCTATTCCTGCCAAATATATAGGACAGCTTGTTTGTTGGGTTTTGTTTGCAGAACAGCTTTACTCATTGTCGAAGCACAAAAGAATCCGTGCTTTCTAGTGGATGAGGCAGATTAAAAGGCTTTGCCAGAGCAGGGCACAAGAACGGTGAAAGTGAAGGTCATTGTCCAGAAAGCAGTATATCTCTTGTAAGGCATTCCATCTCCTTAACTGCAGCTCTGTGCCTTTCTTAAAGAGCTGCTTTTGAACCACTTCAAATAGAATGGATGGATTTTTGAAGCCAGTATTGGAACAAAATGCTGTACTACTCACCATTATTCTCTTAGCTACTCTCCATGCTCAAAGAAACCATAACTCTTGCTATACAGATAAATTCAATATACTGATAATATAGCCTTCGAGGATGCAAGCATTTTTCATAAAAAGTGGTGGTTGCAAAACTGTGTTAACAAACTCCCAGCAGAtaaaatcatgtggccctccctATGCCATTGCTATCATCCCCAGCCAccatagccaatgctgaggaatgctgggaattatagttcaacaATGTCTTTAGGGCCATAAATTTCCATGctttatattttcatattatttaaaGCAGATATGTACATTATTTAGTATTTTTCTTTAGTAAGGAAAATGCTTTTCATCCTGCTTTTCCTGATAAAAAGTACAATTATAGGATGAAGTGGGCATTTGGGGAGGCAATGAAGTCTCATCTGCTCTACTCCAGGACATCTGCAGGTTGCCCCCTTAAATTCAACAAAGTGATATTGAGGATAACAGCATTAAAACGGACAATTCCTGTGTAGGCTTCTGAAGCTACAATTGTCCATTTCAATCTCATTTTTGCCAACTATAGGAGGAGAGGATCCAAGAGACCACCCAGGTGGTCATATGAGGCCAAGGACCATatatctccacacacacacatgcatgtttcGGGGGAGGGTGTGCTCTGGTTACCATGTCTTCAGGTTTATTGGACACCTATTTTACTTTCTAATTCAATCTGGAATAAAGAGTCTCAGTACCCAGTTCCCCTTTGGACAATAAATATTTCAGGTTCTTATTTCACTATGCATTATTTCAATATGGCAGGCATTGGGTTCCTCATTTGTCtggtgtacatgtgtgtgtgttggggggacaGGGCTCTAACTTGTGTGTTACATGTCCTACTCCTACCTCCCCCTTCCACACAGAGTGGAAAGAGTGAGGCAAGCTCTTTTTAGATtgctgagggcctgaacagacaggccaaaataaagctgcttcaggtcactttggaggtatgctgtttaaatgactcacgcatcttaagaggaactgtgccaaagctgtgctccagtccttaggactggagcatggctttggtgtgacttccagcctcttaggacacattagcatttaaatagcacactgccaaagtgacctgaagcagctttatttaataaataataaatataatataaatagcTTTTAATAAATAGCTCAGAAGTTCATTTTGTGTTTGAATTTTTGTCATTTTCACTTGATTTCTTTTCCAGACTACAGGATCTATGCAGCAGGTGGAATGGGAGCGGACCTACGCCCACACAATTATATGCAGCATTATGACATGCTAAAGGACATTTGGGTATCACTGGCAACCATGCCAACACCGAGATATGCTGCTACATCTTTCCTGCGGGGCACTAAGATCTATGTGCTCGGTAAGAATTGATCTCAAGCCCTTTccactgatttttaaattttattttaatttatttcactaTTTCTATTCTGCACTCAGTCTAAAGATTTCAGGGTGATGTATAGGCAGAATTAAttcttataatttaaaacaatattaaaatgatataCAGGGAGTAAAACATATTGAACacattaacaagttaaaacaggctTAAAAgtttaacacattattttatttattcattaaaaatacCATTTTTCATGTGACTGATCTACTATTATGCATGTGACTGACCAGTGGACATCAATCTAATCTTAACCCTTTCATGTCTTCTCAAGGAAATTCAGAAAATTTCCTTTTCATGCCTATAACATCGCCCCTCTAATATACAGTGCATTTTCTGGGATTGGTAATGGCAGAGGGAAGCTGGATCTCCAGATCACTATTTCTTCAAAAGTACATGTATGTcatcaagtcgtttctgacttgtggcagccCTAagtcaaccctatcatggggttttcttgacaagatttgttcagggcagatttgccattgcatttctctGGGGCTAagatggtgtgacttgcccaaggtcacccaatgcatttccataactgagtggggttttgaaccctggatccccaaagtcctagtccaacactcaaactactacaccctATTGAAGTCCATGGGCTGGTTTGATTGTACAAGATAAAGGAAAATAACAGGTTCATG
Encoded proteins:
- the KLHDC8A gene encoding kelch domain-containing protein 8A, encoding MEVPSIKDFQWKTLAPLPSPRVYCSLVEAGGQVFAIGGCDDNGIPMDCFEVYSPEANQWNSLPPMPTARAGVAVATLGKRIMVIGGVGANQMPLKIVEMYNIDEGKWKKRNSLREASMGISVTVKDYRIYAAGGMGADLRPHNYMQHYDMLKDIWVSLATMPTPRYAATSFLRGTKIYVLGGRQSKYAVNAFEVFDTETRSWTKFPNIPSKRAFSSFVCTENNIYSLGGLRQGRLYRQPKFMKNVDVFDIEQGGWMKTEHSFFLKKRRADFIAGYLKGRLVIAGGLGNQPTVLESAEAFHPGKNKWESLPPMPTPRCACSNIVVKNCLLAVGGVNQGLSDAVEALCVSDS